A single window of Fischerella sp. PCC 9605 DNA harbors:
- a CDS encoding hybrid sensor histidine kinase/response regulator, with protein MSFEPKVNVLLVDDHPENLLALEAILGSLGQNLVRATSGAEALRHLLNQDFAVILLDVQMPDMDGFETAALIRQRERSRHTPIIFITAFSTNDNMVFRGYSLGAVDYLFKPIEAEILKSKVAAFIDLFQKSAEVKRQAAQLAAMNAELKKREEMFRSLSACSPVGIFLTDMHGRCTYTNPCYQAIFGLTPEESLDEGWTQRIHDEDQQHVIANWYAAAAQGQEYKGEFRIITPEGIERWIYVSTSPMRSEESKVIGFAGTSEDITERKKAEEEHIKLIREQTARKEAETANRLKDEFLATLSHELRTPLTAILGWARLLRQGKLNEEAITRAIETIERNATLQAQLIEDILDVSRIMRGKLNLNMCPVNLATVISTVVNSARLEAEAKKIQLEYVIEPTEAEDTETRRDGDAGNIFDNFSASPRPPFSASTEASSSPPLPASSLIVSGDSNRLQQVVWNLLSNAIKFTSAGGKVEVRLSAHGARGMGQRIMEISNAQCPIPNAQFPISYAQITISDTGVGISPDFLPHVFDRFRQADGSITRNYGGLGLGLAIVHYLVEMHGGSVHADSPGVGQGATFTVRLPLLEMGEELVENTPSRGLANQACAIVPQVEINSRKVAIVPEKWRVKQGEEIKNIVPPSCFPESPLSDLQVLVVDDDADTRDYVCTVLQECGAKVTAVASVRLALLALEQSQPDVLISDISMPEEDGYTLIRQLRNLEAEKGGHLPAIALTAYARPQDCQQALESGFQMYVSKPVEPTQLINSVAKLMQRNCIV; from the coding sequence ATGTCATTTGAACCTAAAGTTAATGTTCTGTTGGTAGATGACCATCCAGAAAATTTGCTGGCCCTGGAGGCGATTTTGGGTAGCCTCGGTCAAAACTTGGTCAGGGCAACATCAGGAGCAGAAGCCCTGCGACACTTACTTAATCAAGATTTTGCTGTAATCTTGTTGGATGTGCAGATGCCAGATATGGACGGGTTCGAGACAGCAGCCCTAATTCGACAACGAGAGCGATCGCGGCATACGCCCATAATTTTCATCACGGCATTCAGCACCAATGACAACATGGTGTTTAGAGGATATTCTCTCGGCGCAGTAGACTACCTATTTAAGCCTATAGAAGCAGAAATATTGAAATCTAAGGTAGCAGCCTTTATTGATTTGTTCCAGAAAAGTGCCGAAGTGAAGCGACAAGCCGCACAACTAGCAGCAATGAATGCTGAACTCAAAAAACGCGAAGAGATGTTTCGGTCTTTAAGCGCTTGTTCGCCAGTAGGTATATTTCTTACAGATATGCATGGTAGATGTACTTATACCAACCCTTGTTACCAGGCTATTTTTGGTTTGACGCCAGAGGAGAGTTTAGACGAAGGTTGGACGCAAAGAATTCATGATGAAGACCAACAACATGTAATTGCAAACTGGTATGCCGCAGCAGCTCAAGGCCAGGAATACAAAGGCGAGTTTCGCATCATCACCCCAGAAGGAATAGAGCGCTGGATTTACGTGTCGACATCTCCGATGCGTTCGGAAGAAAGCAAAGTCATCGGTTTTGCTGGCACATCAGAAGACATTACAGAGCGTAAAAAAGCTGAAGAAGAACATATTAAATTGATCCGTGAACAAACAGCACGAAAAGAAGCTGAGACAGCAAATCGCCTCAAAGATGAATTTTTAGCCACTCTCTCTCACGAACTACGCACACCGTTAACAGCAATACTCGGTTGGGCAAGACTGTTGCGCCAGGGGAAATTAAATGAGGAAGCGATTACCCGTGCCATAGAAACTATTGAACGCAATGCAACTTTGCAGGCGCAACTAATAGAAGATATTTTAGATGTCTCCCGGATTATGCGAGGTAAACTCAATCTCAATATGTGTCCGGTGAATCTGGCAACCGTAATTTCAACAGTTGTAAATAGCGCCCGTCTGGAAGCAGAAGCAAAAAAAATTCAACTTGAATATGTAATTGAACCCACTGAAGCAGAAGACACGGAGACACGGAGAGACGGAGACGCGGGGAATATTTTTGATAATTTCTCCGCGTCTCCGCGTCCCCCCTTCTCCGCATCAACAGAAGCCTCCTCGTCTCCTCCCCTCCCCGCGTCTTCTTTGATCGTCTCAGGAGATTCCAACCGCTTACAGCAAGTTGTGTGGAATTTGCTTAGCAATGCTATTAAGTTCACATCTGCCGGCGGTAAGGTAGAGGTGCGATTGTCAGCGCATGGGGCAAGGGGCATGGGGCAAAGGATCATGGAAATTTCCAATGCCCAATGCCCAATTCCCAATGCCCAATTCCCAATTTCCTATGCCCAAATCACCATCAGTGATACAGGTGTTGGCATTAGCCCAGATTTTCTCCCTCATGTTTTCGATCGCTTTCGCCAAGCAGATGGCAGCATCACTAGAAACTACGGTGGACTAGGATTGGGACTGGCGATCGTGCATTATTTGGTGGAAATGCATGGTGGTAGCGTTCATGCTGATAGTCCGGGGGTGGGGCAAGGAGCAACATTTACTGTGAGGCTGCCACTTTTAGAAATGGGGGAGGAACTTGTTGAGAACACCCCCAGTCGGGGGTTAGCAAATCAGGCATGTGCTATTGTTCCGCAAGTTGAGATAAATTCGAGGAAAGTGGCCATTGTTCCTGAAAAGTGGCGAGTAAAACAAGGGGAAGAGATCAAGAATATTGTTCCCCCCTCCTGTTTTCCAGAATCACCCTTGAGCGATCTGCAAGTGTTAGTAGTAGATGACGATGCTGATACACGAGACTATGTTTGCACCGTTCTGCAAGAATGCGGAGCAAAAGTAACAGCTGTGGCTTCAGTGCGCTTAGCACTTTTAGCCCTAGAACAATCACAGCCAGATGTCCTGATCAGTGATATCAGTATGCCAGAAGAAGATGGCTACACACTGATCCGTCAACTGCGAAATTTAGAAGCAGAGAAGGGAGGACATCTACCTGCAATTGCATTAACAGCATATGCTAGACCCCAAGATTGCCAGCAGGCGTTAGAGTCAGGCTTCCAGATGTATGTTTCTAAACCAGTCGAGCCAACCCAATTGATTAATTCGGTGGCAAAACTGATGCAACGCAATTGTATTGTGTGA
- the ald gene encoding alanine dehydrogenase, with amino-acid sequence MDIGVPKETKDQEFRVGLSPSSVRVLKESGHAIFVETQAGAAAGFTDDDYKMAGAEIVPSPEAAWNRELVIKVKEPQIWEYKFLQKGQILFTYLHLAADRKLTENLIDCGVCAIAYETVEQPGANRLPLLTPMSIVAGRLAVQFGARFLERQQGGRGVLLSGVPGVRPGRVVVLGGGVVGTEAAKIAVGMGASVQILDVNVERLGYLETLFGSRVELLYSNSAHIEATVREADLLIGAVLVTGRRAPVLVSREFVKQMRPGSVIVDVAVDQGGCVETMHATTHTNPVYLEEGVLHYGVPNMPGAVPWTATQALNNSTLPYVVQLANQGIGALKTNPALAKGVNVQNHRLVHPAVQEMFPDLV; translated from the coding sequence ATGGATATAGGTGTTCCCAAAGAAACTAAGGATCAAGAGTTTCGAGTTGGGTTGAGTCCTTCTAGTGTTAGGGTACTAAAAGAAAGCGGTCATGCTATCTTTGTGGAAACTCAAGCAGGCGCTGCTGCTGGATTTACGGATGATGATTACAAAATGGCAGGTGCGGAAATCGTCCCATCTCCAGAAGCTGCCTGGAATCGAGAGTTAGTGATCAAAGTCAAGGAGCCGCAAATTTGGGAGTATAAATTTTTGCAAAAAGGACAAATATTATTTACATATTTACACTTAGCGGCTGACCGGAAGTTGACCGAAAATTTAATTGATTGTGGCGTATGTGCGATCGCCTACGAAACAGTCGAACAACCTGGTGCGAACAGATTACCCTTGCTAACACCGATGAGCATTGTTGCTGGTCGGTTGGCAGTGCAGTTCGGAGCAAGATTCTTAGAACGCCAGCAAGGTGGTAGAGGAGTGCTCTTAAGCGGGGTTCCTGGAGTTAGACCCGGCAGAGTAGTGGTTTTAGGTGGCGGCGTAGTTGGTACAGAAGCCGCTAAAATTGCTGTCGGTATGGGAGCTAGCGTTCAGATTTTGGATGTGAACGTAGAACGCTTGGGCTACTTAGAAACCTTATTTGGTTCAAGAGTGGAACTGCTTTACAGTAACTCTGCTCATATTGAAGCAACCGTCCGCGAAGCAGATCTACTGATTGGTGCGGTTTTGGTGACGGGGCGGAGAGCACCTGTTCTTGTATCTCGGGAGTTTGTTAAACAGATGCGACCTGGTTCGGTAATAGTTGATGTAGCTGTTGACCAAGGTGGTTGTGTGGAAACCATGCACGCTACAACTCATACCAACCCAGTTTATCTAGAAGAAGGTGTATTACATTACGGCGTTCCTAATATGCCAGGGGCAGTTCCTTGGACGGCAACTCAGGCACTCAACAACAGTACTCTACCATATGTAGTGCAATTAGCAAATCAGGGAATAGGGGCACTCAAAACTAACCCTGCATTAGCTAAGGGTGTGAATGTGCAAAATCATCGCTTGGTACATCCCGCCGTACAAGAGATGTTTCCTGATTTGGTTTAG
- a CDS encoding chlorophyll a/b-binding protein, translating into MITQPQPSVTPKLEEPKFGFNEYAERLNGRAAMIGFILMVVIEYVTDKGVLSWLGLK; encoded by the coding sequence ATGATTACACAACCACAGCCGAGCGTTACACCCAAGCTAGAAGAGCCAAAATTTGGATTTAACGAATATGCCGAGCGCTTGAATGGTAGAGCTGCAATGATTGGCTTTATCCTGATGGTGGTGATAGAGTATGTCACCGACAAAGGTGTGTTATCATGGCTCGGTCTGAAGTAA
- a CDS encoding WD40 repeat domain-containing protein, translating into MNISYNKYLIAGAVSIAVLSQIPSVTPATAKVDVKPNSQATSTLVHPQLVYILKEHSGSVKSLAFAPDNQTLVSGGSENDGVIRLWSAKTGKRIGIIRKAQKTTVESVLISPNGLTLASCSNDYTINLWNLKTNKFSRSFIGHSSNVLSLAVTPDGKILASGGLDGIRLWDLIQQRPLATLVHYNNISKIAISPGGQILASGDTKGMVKLWNLNSGQLIREFTAHTKVISGIAFTPDDQTLVTASHDGTIKLWNAKTGDLVSTLTADKNWMSHRDWINAIAINPNGRILASGGKQGIVKLWDLTTGKLLNTLDGHTDWVSAIAFSPDGQMLASGGYDKKIMIWRSHPILDFGWVDWLHR; encoded by the coding sequence ATGAATATTAGTTACAATAAATACTTAATAGCAGGTGCTGTGAGTATAGCCGTGCTATCTCAAATACCATCTGTAACTCCTGCTACTGCTAAAGTTGATGTTAAACCTAACTCCCAAGCTACTAGTACTCTTGTTCATCCCCAGTTAGTTTATATACTCAAAGAACATTCGGGAAGCGTTAAATCTCTAGCATTCGCTCCTGATAACCAAACTCTTGTTAGCGGCGGTTCAGAAAACGATGGTGTCATCCGTTTGTGGAGTGCAAAAACAGGCAAACGAATTGGAATCATTCGCAAAGCCCAAAAAACAACCGTTGAATCAGTGCTGATTTCCCCAAATGGTCTAACTCTAGCTAGCTGTAGTAATGATTACACCATTAATCTTTGGAACCTAAAAACCAATAAATTTAGCCGTTCCTTTATCGGGCATAGCAGTAACGTGCTATCTCTAGCTGTAACTCCTGATGGAAAAATCCTCGCCAGTGGTGGTTTAGATGGCATTCGCCTATGGGATTTGATTCAACAGCGGCCGTTGGCTACTTTAGTACACTACAACAACATCTCTAAAATAGCGATTAGTCCTGGTGGTCAAATCCTCGCCAGTGGTGACACTAAAGGTATGGTGAAACTGTGGAATTTGAATTCTGGTCAACTTATCCGTGAGTTTACAGCCCATACTAAAGTAATTAGCGGTATAGCTTTCACACCAGATGATCAAACTCTAGTTACTGCTAGTCATGATGGCACAATTAAACTTTGGAATGCCAAAACTGGAGATTTAGTTAGTACTCTCACAGCAGACAAAAACTGGATGAGTCACAGAGATTGGATCAATGCGATCGCTATCAATCCAAATGGTCGTATTTTAGCTAGTGGTGGCAAACAAGGCATAGTAAAATTATGGGATTTGACTACAGGAAAATTACTCAATACACTTGACGGACATACTGATTGGGTAAGTGCGATCGCTTTTAGCCCTGATGGACAAATGCTTGCCAGTGGCGGATACGACAAAAAAATTATGATTTGGCGCAGTCATCCGATTTTGGATTTTGGATGGGTGGATTGGCTCCACAGATAA
- a CDS encoding cytochrome c oxidase subunit 3, with amino-acid sequence MSQQTIDPAKTALNYHHTAEAAAHHEEHPDYRLFGLIVFLIAEGMIFMGLFGAYLAFRSTLPAWPPEGTPELELLLPGINTINLISSSFVIHNADTAIKKNNVRGMQMWFAITAVMGIIFLAGQMYEYYHLEFGLTTNLFASAFFVLTGFHGLHVTIGVLAILAVLWRSLKPGHYSKEKHFGIEAAEIYWHFVDVIWIILFGLLYIL; translated from the coding sequence ATGAGTCAACAAACAATTGACCCAGCAAAAACAGCCCTAAATTACCACCACACAGCGGAAGCTGCTGCTCACCACGAAGAACATCCAGATTATCGTCTCTTTGGGCTAATTGTGTTCCTAATTGCCGAAGGAATGATTTTTATGGGCCTGTTCGGAGCATATCTAGCTTTCCGTTCTACATTACCTGCTTGGCCCCCAGAAGGCACTCCAGAATTAGAACTGCTGCTTCCTGGAATCAACACTATAAACCTGATTTCTAGCAGTTTTGTCATCCACAATGCTGATACCGCCATCAAAAAGAACAATGTGCGGGGTATGCAAATGTGGTTTGCAATTACTGCCGTGATGGGGATTATTTTCTTGGCGGGGCAGATGTATGAATACTACCACCTAGAATTTGGCCTGACTACCAACTTATTTGCCAGTGCATTTTTCGTTTTGACAGGCTTCCACGGACTGCACGTTACCATTGGTGTGCTAGCTATTCTGGCTGTGTTGTGGCGATCGCTCAAACCCGGCCACTACAGCAAAGAAAAGCACTTTGGTATAGAAGCCGCCGAAATCTATTGGCACTTTGTTGACGTCATTTGGATCATTCTGTTCGGATTGCTGTATATTCTTTGA
- the ctaD gene encoding cytochrome c oxidase subunit I, producing the protein MTQAQVQETANIPAQAEEPGIRKWWEYFTFNTDHKVIGIQYLVSTFIFYCIGGAMADLVRTELRTPEVDFVTPEVYNSLFTLHATIMIFLWIVPAGAGFTNYVLPLMIGAKDMAFPRLNALAFWIVPPAGLMLIASLAVGDAPDAGWTSYPPLSLVTGQVGEGIWIMSVLLLGTSSILGAINFLVTLLKMRTPGLGFNQLPLFCWAAFATSALVLVSTPVLAAGLILLAFDLFAGTTFFNPTGGGDPVVYQHMFWFYSHPAVYIMILPFFGVISEVIPVHSRKPIFGYKAIAYSSLAISFLGLIVWAHHMFTSGIPGWLRMFFMITTMIIAVPTGIKIFSWMGTLWGGKLHLERPALLFAIGFVGTFVIGGISGVMLAAVPFDIHVHDTYFVVAHLHYVLFGGSVLGIYAGFYHWFPKMTGRMLNNFWGQVHFVLTIVGLNMTFLPMHKLGMLGMNRRVAQYDPKFTLLNEICTYGAYILAVSTLPFIVNVIWSWMYGPKAGNNPWKALTLEWMTTSPPAIENFDKPPVLATGPYDYGLEKAKEGVPLSDADPAVSAGPNSVLRAEPDEPYPSIAAEKGER; encoded by the coding sequence ATGACACAAGCACAAGTACAAGAAACAGCAAATATCCCTGCTCAGGCTGAAGAACCAGGGATAAGAAAATGGTGGGAATACTTTACCTTTAACACTGACCACAAAGTTATTGGCATTCAATACTTAGTCAGCACCTTCATCTTTTACTGTATTGGTGGGGCGATGGCTGACTTGGTGCGTACGGAACTGCGAACACCAGAAGTAGATTTTGTTACCCCAGAAGTCTACAACAGCTTGTTTACACTGCACGCCACAATCATGATTTTCTTGTGGATCGTGCCAGCGGGTGCGGGTTTTACTAACTATGTCCTTCCCCTGATGATTGGGGCAAAGGATATGGCATTTCCCCGCCTGAATGCTCTTGCTTTTTGGATTGTTCCCCCAGCAGGTTTGATGCTGATTGCTAGTTTAGCTGTGGGTGATGCACCAGACGCAGGTTGGACTTCTTACCCTCCCCTCAGCTTGGTGACAGGTCAGGTGGGTGAGGGAATTTGGATTATGAGTGTCCTGTTGTTGGGCACATCATCCATCCTTGGGGCAATCAATTTTTTGGTAACACTCCTTAAAATGCGTACCCCAGGCCTGGGGTTCAATCAATTGCCCTTGTTCTGCTGGGCAGCTTTTGCTACTTCCGCACTGGTGCTGGTATCTACGCCAGTACTCGCCGCAGGGCTAATTCTGCTTGCCTTTGATTTGTTCGCGGGTACAACGTTTTTTAACCCCACTGGTGGTGGCGATCCCGTAGTTTACCAGCATATGTTCTGGTTCTACTCCCACCCAGCGGTTTACATCATGATTTTGCCCTTCTTTGGGGTAATTTCTGAAGTGATCCCCGTTCACTCCCGCAAACCGATTTTTGGCTATAAAGCGATCGCCTACTCTAGTCTTGCCATCAGCTTTTTAGGCTTAATTGTCTGGGCGCACCACATGTTCACCAGTGGTATCCCCGGTTGGCTGCGGATGTTCTTCATGATCACGACGATGATCATCGCCGTACCCACGGGTATTAAAATTTTCAGTTGGATGGGAACCCTCTGGGGTGGCAAACTTCACCTTGAACGCCCTGCCTTGCTGTTTGCGATCGGCTTTGTTGGCACTTTTGTAATTGGCGGTATCAGTGGCGTCATGTTGGCGGCAGTGCCCTTTGATATCCACGTCCACGACACTTACTTTGTTGTGGCGCACCTGCATTACGTTCTGTTTGGTGGTAGTGTTTTGGGCATTTATGCTGGCTTCTACCACTGGTTCCCGAAAATGACAGGACGGATGCTCAACAATTTTTGGGGGCAAGTTCACTTTGTCTTGACCATCGTCGGTTTAAATATGACCTTCTTACCCATGCATAAGTTGGGAATGCTAGGTATGAACCGTCGTGTCGCTCAGTATGACCCAAAATTTACTTTGCTCAACGAAATATGCACATATGGTGCTTACATACTGGCGGTTTCAACACTGCCCTTCATCGTCAATGTAATTTGGAGTTGGATGTACGGGCCCAAGGCTGGTAACAATCCTTGGAAGGCGCTGACTCTAGAGTGGATGACTACCTCACCACCAGCAATTGAGAATTTTGACAAACCTCCAGTATTAGCCACCGGGCCCTACGATTACGGCTTGGAAAAAGCTAAAGAGGGCGTGCCTTTATCTGACGCCGATCCAGCTGTGTCTGCTGGTCCTAATTCCGTCTTGCGTGCTGAACCTGACGAACCCTATCCATCTATTGCTGCCGAGAAAGGCGAACGCTAA